From Pseudomonas putida, one genomic window encodes:
- a CDS encoding YceD family protein, translating to MLNDPIPPHVDPRKLADRGVTLNGSLQLADLERLCDPLSDNVGTVQAKFDFERDEQHVVVIHSELDVEVKMVCQRCLELVTLPIHSECTYAVVKEGANTQSLPKGYDVLELGEDPLDLQALIEEELLLALPIVPAHHPEECQQPAGADEPESSKDEVSRSNPFSVLAQLKRDPNV from the coding sequence ATGTTGAATGACCCGATTCCACCTCACGTTGACCCGCGCAAATTAGCCGATCGTGGCGTAACCCTTAACGGTTCGCTGCAACTCGCTGATTTGGAAAGACTCTGCGACCCGCTTTCCGACAATGTCGGTACGGTGCAGGCGAAGTTCGATTTTGAACGAGATGAACAGCACGTAGTGGTTATCCACAGCGAGCTGGATGTCGAAGTCAAAATGGTTTGCCAGCGTTGTCTTGAGCTGGTCACCCTGCCGATTCACAGCGAATGTACTTACGCTGTGGTGAAGGAGGGTGCGAATACCCAGTCGTTGCCGAAAGGCTATGACGTGCTGGAACTGGGCGAAGATCCTTTGGATCTGCAGGCCTTGATCGAGGAGGAGCTTCTGCTCGCCTTGCCCATCGTGCCTGCTCATCATCCGGAAGAATGCCAGCAGCCGGCGGGCGCAGACGAGCCCGAATCGAGCAAGGACGAGGTATCGCGGTCCAACCCGTTCAGTGTTTTGGCGCAGTTAAAGCGTGACCCAAACGTTTAG
- the rpmF gene encoding 50S ribosomal protein L32 codes for MAVQQNKKSRSARDMRRSHDALSENALSVEKTTGEVHLRHHVSPEGVYRGRKVIDKGADE; via the coding sequence ATGGCTGTTCAGCAGAACAAAAAATCCCGCTCTGCCCGTGACATGCGCCGTTCGCACGACGCTCTGTCGGAAAACGCGCTGTCGGTAGAGAAAACCACCGGTGAAGTACACCTGCGTCACCACGTATCGCCAGAAGGCGTATACCGTGGTCGTAAAGTGATCGACAAGGGCGCTGACGAGTAA
- the plsX gene encoding phosphate acyltransferase PlsX: MSAQVIAIDAMGGDFGPRSIVQASIACLSATPSLHLTLVGQPSLLEDLVTGLAAADRARLQIVAASEVIGMDERPSQALRGKPDSSMRIALERVRDGKAQACVSAGNTGALMALSRMVLKTLPGIDRPAMVAAIPTQAGYCQLLDLGANVDCSAENLYQFAVMGSVAAQALGVQRPRVALLNIGTEDIKGNQQVKLAATLLQNARGLNYVGFVEGDGLYRGEADVVVCDGFVGNILLKSSEGLATMIAARIEKLFKGGPLSRVAGAVAMPLLKRLQADLAPARHNGASFLGLQGIVIKSHGSAGVQGFQSAIQRALIEIQENLPQRLHGRLEDLLP, translated from the coding sequence TTGTCTGCTCAGGTCATCGCGATCGACGCAATGGGCGGGGACTTCGGTCCCCGCAGCATTGTCCAGGCTAGCATTGCCTGCCTTTCGGCTACCCCCTCGCTGCACTTGACCCTCGTCGGTCAACCCTCCCTCCTAGAAGATCTTGTCACTGGCCTTGCGGCTGCGGATCGCGCGCGCCTGCAGATTGTCGCTGCCAGTGAGGTGATCGGTATGGACGAGCGGCCATCCCAGGCGTTGCGCGGCAAGCCGGATTCGTCGATGCGCATCGCCCTCGAACGGGTGCGTGATGGCAAGGCCCAGGCCTGCGTCAGTGCCGGCAATACTGGCGCGCTGATGGCGCTGTCGCGCATGGTGCTCAAGACGCTGCCGGGTATCGACCGGCCGGCCATGGTTGCGGCTATCCCGACCCAGGCCGGCTACTGTCAGCTGCTCGATCTGGGTGCCAACGTCGACTGCAGTGCCGAGAACCTCTACCAGTTTGCCGTAATGGGCTCGGTGGCCGCGCAGGCCTTGGGTGTGCAGCGCCCGCGCGTGGCACTGTTGAACATCGGTACCGAGGACATCAAGGGCAATCAGCAGGTCAAGCTGGCTGCCACGTTGTTGCAGAACGCACGCGGCCTGAATTATGTCGGCTTCGTCGAGGGTGATGGCCTTTATCGCGGGGAGGCGGATGTGGTGGTGTGCGACGGCTTTGTCGGCAATATCCTGCTCAAATCCAGCGAGGGCCTGGCGACGATGATCGCTGCGCGCATCGAAAAGCTGTTCAAGGGTGGCCCGTTGTCGCGTGTTGCCGGGGCCGTCGCGATGCCGCTGCTCAAGCGTCTGCAGGCCGACCTGGCGCCGGCGCGGCACAATGGGGCAAGTTTTCTGGGGCTGCAGGGTATCGTCATCAAGAGCCATGGCTCGGCTGGCGTGCAGGGCTTTCAAAGCGCCATCCAGCGTGCCTTGATCGAGATTCAGGAAAACCTGCCGCAGCGCCTGCACGGGCGCCTCGAAGACCTCTTGCCTTAG
- the fabD gene encoding ACP S-malonyltransferase, whose translation MSASLAFVFPGQGSQSLGMLKELGAEKPVIVETFKEASEALGYDLWELVQEGPEEQLNQTDKTQPAILTASIALWRLWLEEGGAQPAFVSGHSLGEYSALVAAGSLSLKDAVRLVKRRGELMQEAVPAGHGAMAAILGLGDDDVKAICAEAAEDEVVSAVNFNSPGQVVIAGNVAAVNRAIELCKAKGAKRALPLPVSVPSHCALMKPAAERFAEHVNAVEWKAPQIPVVQNVTAAVAVNLDTLKQDLLAQLYQPVRWVECVQTLAANGAVNLVECGPGKVLAGLNKRCADGVTTYNLNTPDAVAATRAALA comes from the coding sequence ATGTCTGCATCCCTCGCATTCGTCTTCCCCGGTCAAGGTTCCCAGTCGCTGGGCATGCTCAAAGAACTGGGCGCCGAAAAGCCGGTGATCGTTGAGACCTTCAAGGAAGCCTCCGAGGCCCTGGGTTACGACCTGTGGGAACTGGTCCAGGAAGGCCCGGAAGAGCAACTCAACCAAACCGACAAGACCCAGCCGGCCATCCTCACGGCCTCCATCGCCCTGTGGCGCCTGTGGCTGGAGGAGGGTGGCGCGCAGCCGGCCTTCGTGTCGGGCCACAGCCTGGGCGAATACAGCGCTCTGGTCGCTGCTGGAAGCCTGTCGCTCAAAGATGCCGTCAGGCTGGTCAAGCGCCGCGGCGAACTGATGCAAGAAGCCGTGCCGGCCGGTCATGGCGCCATGGCCGCCATCCTTGGCCTGGGCGATGATGATGTGAAGGCCATTTGCGCCGAAGCCGCCGAAGATGAAGTGGTCAGCGCAGTCAACTTCAACTCGCCGGGCCAGGTCGTCATCGCCGGTAACGTCGCCGCGGTCAATCGCGCCATCGAGCTGTGCAAAGCCAAGGGCGCCAAGCGTGCCTTGCCGCTGCCGGTGAGCGTGCCATCGCACTGCGCCCTGATGAAGCCGGCTGCTGAGCGTTTCGCCGAGCACGTCAATGCCGTCGAATGGAAGGCGCCGCAGATTCCGGTAGTGCAGAACGTGACTGCCGCGGTCGCCGTCAACCTCGATACCCTCAAGCAGGACCTGTTGGCGCAGCTGTATCAGCCGGTTCGCTGGGTTGAATGCGTGCAGACCCTCGCCGCCAACGGTGCGGTCAACCTGGTCGAGTGTGGTCCGGGCAAGGTGCTGGCTGGCCTGAACAAGCGTTGCGCCGATGGTGTGACCACCTACAACCTCAACACCCCCGACGCCGTCGCCGCCACCCGTGCGGCATTGGCCTGA
- the fabG gene encoding 3-oxoacyl-ACP reductase FabG, with amino-acid sequence MSLQGKVALVTGASRGIGQAIALELGRQGATVIGTATSASGAERIAATLKEHGITGTGMELNVTSAESVDAVLGAIGEQFGAPAILVNNAGITRDNLMLRMKDDEWFDVIDTNLNSLYRLSKGVLRGMTKARWGRIISIGSVVGAMGNAGQANYAAAKAGLEGFSRALAREVGSRGITVNSVTPGFIDTDMTRELPEAQREALQTQIPLGRLGQAEEIAKVVSFLASDGAAYVTGATVPVNGGMYM; translated from the coding sequence ATGAGCCTGCAAGGTAAAGTTGCACTGGTTACCGGCGCCAGCCGGGGTATCGGCCAGGCCATCGCCCTCGAGCTGGGCCGCCAGGGCGCGACCGTGATCGGTACCGCCACTTCGGCTTCCGGTGCCGAGCGCATCGCTGCCACCCTCAAAGAGCACGGTATCACCGGTACCGGCATGGAGCTGAACGTCACCAGCGCCGAGTCCGTGGACGCGGTGCTGGGTGCTATCGGCGAGCAGTTCGGTGCCCCGGCCATTCTTGTCAACAACGCGGGCATCACCCGCGACAACCTCATGCTGCGCATGAAGGACGACGAGTGGTTCGACGTGATCGACACCAACCTCAACAGCCTCTACCGTTTGTCCAAGGGCGTGCTGCGTGGCATGACCAAGGCGCGTTGGGGTCGTATCATCAGCATCGGCTCGGTCGTCGGTGCCATGGGCAACGCTGGCCAGGCCAACTATGCGGCCGCCAAGGCCGGCCTCGAAGGCTTCAGCCGCGCCCTGGCGCGTGAAGTCGGCTCGCGCGGTATCACCGTCAACTCGGTGACCCCAGGCTTCATCGATACCGACATGACCCGCGAACTGCCAGAAGCGCAGCGCGAAGCCCTGCAGACCCAGATTCCGCTGGGCCGCCTGGGCCAGGCCGAGGAAATCGCCAAGGTGGTTTCCTTCCTGGCATCCGACGGCGCAGCCTATGTCACCGGCGCTACCGTGCCGGTGAATGGCGGGATGTACATGTAA
- the acpP gene encoding acyl carrier protein → MSTIEERVKKIVAEQLGVKEEEVTNEKSFVDDLGADSLDTVELVMALEEEFETEIPDEEAEKITTVQAAIDYVNAHQA, encoded by the coding sequence ATGAGCACCATCGAAGAACGCGTCAAGAAAATCGTCGCCGAGCAACTGGGCGTCAAGGAAGAGGAAGTGACCAACGAGAAGTCCTTCGTCGATGACCTGGGTGCCGATTCGCTTGACACCGTTGAGCTGGTGATGGCTCTGGAAGAGGAATTCGAGACCGAAATCCCTGACGAAGAAGCCGAGAAGATCACTACCGTTCAAGCTGCCATCGACTACGTCAACGCCCACCAGGCTTAA
- the fabF gene encoding beta-ketoacyl-ACP synthase II has translation MSRRRVVVTGMGMLSPLGTDVPSTWQGILAGRSGIGPIEHTDLSAYSTRFGGSVKGFEVEQYLSAKEARKLDLFIQYGLAAGFQAVRNAGLEVTDANRERIGVAMGSGIGGLTNIEETSRTLHGQGPRRISPFFVPGSIINMISGFLSIHLGLQGPNYAIATACTTGTHCIGMAARNIAYGEADVMIAGGAEMAACGLGMGGFGASRALSTRNDEPARASRPWDKGRDGFVLSDGAGALVLEELEHAQARGATIYAELVGFGMSGDAYHMTSPPDSGEGAARCMANALRDAGIQPSEVSYINAHGTSTPAGDVAEVAAIKRVFGEHAYKLAVSSTKSMTGHLLGAAGAVEAIFSVLAINSQMAPPTINLDEPDEGCDLDFVPHQARSMPIDVVLSNSFGFGGTNGSLVFRRFAG, from the coding sequence GTGTCGCGTAGACGCGTCGTGGTCACTGGTATGGGTATGCTGTCGCCACTGGGTACGGATGTACCGAGCACCTGGCAGGGCATTCTGGCTGGCCGCAGTGGCATCGGTCCGATCGAGCATACGGACCTTTCTGCCTACTCCACCCGTTTTGGCGGCTCGGTGAAGGGCTTCGAGGTCGAGCAGTACCTGTCGGCCAAGGAAGCTCGCAAGCTTGACTTGTTCATCCAGTACGGCCTGGCGGCCGGTTTCCAGGCGGTACGCAATGCCGGCCTGGAAGTCACCGACGCCAACCGCGAGCGCATTGGCGTGGCCATGGGCTCCGGGATCGGCGGCCTGACCAACATCGAAGAAACCAGCCGGACCTTGCACGGTCAAGGCCCGCGCCGTATCTCGCCGTTCTTCGTGCCAGGCTCGATCATCAACATGATCTCCGGCTTCCTGTCGATCCACCTGGGGTTGCAGGGCCCGAATTATGCCATTGCCACGGCCTGTACCACGGGCACCCACTGCATCGGCATGGCTGCCCGCAACATCGCCTACGGTGAAGCCGACGTGATGATCGCCGGTGGCGCCGAAATGGCCGCTTGCGGCTTGGGCATGGGCGGCTTTGGTGCCTCGCGCGCGCTGTCGACCCGCAACGATGAGCCGGCCCGTGCCAGCCGTCCGTGGGACAAGGGGCGGGACGGCTTCGTGCTCTCCGACGGCGCCGGTGCACTGGTACTCGAAGAGCTCGAGCACGCCCAGGCCCGTGGTGCGACCATTTATGCCGAGCTGGTCGGTTTCGGCATGAGCGGCGACGCTTACCACATGACGTCGCCGCCCGACAGTGGCGAAGGCGCGGCGCGCTGCATGGCCAACGCATTGCGCGATGCTGGCATCCAGCCGTCTGAGGTCAGCTACATCAACGCCCATGGCACTTCGACTCCGGCTGGCGACGTCGCTGAGGTCGCGGCCATCAAGCGGGTGTTCGGCGAGCATGCCTACAAGCTGGCTGTGAGCTCGACCAAGTCGATGACCGGCCACCTGCTGGGGGCTGCGGGCGCTGTAGAGGCGATCTTCAGCGTGCTGGCAATCAACAGCCAGATGGCACCGCCGACCATCAACCTCGATGAGCCGGACGAAGGCTGCGACCTCGACTTCGTGCCTCATCAGGCGCGCAGCATGCCGATCGACGTCGTGCTGTCCAACTCGTTCGGCTTTGGTGGCACCAACGGCTCGCTGGTGTTCCGCCGGTTCGCCGGCTGA
- the pabC gene encoding aminodeoxychorismate lyase translates to MHSWIDGQPATAVNLQNRGLAYGDGLFETIAVRSGRPSMLDGHLARLALGCQRLAIDADLALVRDEILRYATQLGDGVAKLILTRGDSQRGYAPMAGVAPRRILLGGPLPSYPGEHAEHGVRLFPCQTRLGEQPLLAGLKHLNRLEQVLARAEWQDSEHAEGLMCDGQGRLVEGVYSNLFLVRGGVLLTAELSRCGVAGVMRGALLEHAQAQAIPLQVRDLAFDELALADEVFICNSVYGVWPVRAFAALNWSPGPLTRKLQAFARTLLDT, encoded by the coding sequence ATGCACAGCTGGATCGACGGCCAGCCTGCGACTGCGGTCAACCTGCAGAACCGTGGCCTGGCCTACGGCGATGGCCTGTTCGAGACCATCGCCGTGCGCAGCGGCCGTCCCAGCATGCTGGACGGCCACCTGGCACGCCTGGCCCTGGGCTGCCAGCGTTTGGCAATCGATGCCGACCTGGCGCTGGTGCGCGATGAAATCCTGCGTTATGCCACCCAACTGGGCGATGGTGTCGCCAAGCTGATCCTCACCCGGGGCGACAGCCAGCGTGGCTATGCGCCGATGGCAGGTGTTGCGCCGCGGCGCATCCTGCTGGGCGGCCCCTTGCCCAGCTACCCTGGCGAACATGCCGAGCACGGTGTGCGTCTTTTTCCTTGCCAGACCCGGCTTGGGGAACAACCGTTACTGGCGGGCCTCAAACATCTCAACCGTCTGGAGCAGGTGCTGGCCCGTGCCGAGTGGCAGGACAGCGAGCATGCCGAAGGCTTGATGTGTGATGGGCAAGGCAGGCTGGTCGAAGGTGTTTACAGCAATCTTTTCCTGGTGCGCGGCGGCGTGTTGCTAACCGCTGAACTCAGCCGTTGCGGCGTGGCCGGCGTGATGCGCGGTGCATTGCTGGAGCACGCGCAGGCGCAGGCCATCCCGCTGCAAGTGCGGGACCTGGCGTTCGATGAGCTTGCGCTGGCCGATGAAGTATTTATCTGCAACAGCGTTTATGGGGTCTGGCCTGTGCGGGCTTTTGCTGCACTGAACTGGTCGCCGGGCCCACTCACCCGTAAACTGCAGGCCTTTGCCCGTACGTTACTGGATACCTGA
- the mltG gene encoding endolytic transglycosylase MltG, with protein MRRKILLLLEMGLILAGLALGWSAWKVNSVLEQPLRVTQEQLLDVPSGTNPNRMFYRMEGEGLLDDAFWLRLYWRFNMAGTPLKTGEYRITPGMTVEDLFDAWRRADVVQYNLTLVEGWTFRQVRSAIARHEKIKHTLEGLSDAEVMDKLGHTGVFPEGRFFPDTYRFVRGMSDVELLQQAYMRLDEVLAQEWAERATDLPYRDPYQALIMASLVEKETGIPQERGQIAGVFVRRLRLGMMLQTDPTVIYGMGERYNGRITRADLREPTPYNTYTIAGLPPTPIAMVGREAIHAALHPADGTSLYFVARGDGSHVFSDDLDDHNSAVREYQLKRRADYRSSPAPQAQPDAQGVPAQASPESDEPSAQDPAPASDPAPADAPAADEQH; from the coding sequence GTGAGACGCAAAATCCTGCTGCTGCTGGAAATGGGCTTGATCCTGGCCGGCCTGGCATTGGGCTGGTCTGCCTGGAAGGTCAACTCGGTGCTGGAGCAGCCCCTGCGCGTGACGCAGGAGCAGCTGCTCGACGTGCCCAGTGGCACCAACCCCAATCGCATGTTCTACCGCATGGAAGGCGAGGGGTTGCTCGATGACGCCTTCTGGTTGCGCCTGTACTGGCGCTTCAACATGGCCGGTACGCCCCTGAAAACCGGCGAGTATCGCATCACGCCGGGCATGACCGTCGAAGATTTGTTCGATGCCTGGCGCCGTGCCGATGTGGTGCAGTACAACCTGACGCTGGTGGAGGGTTGGACGTTCCGCCAGGTGCGTTCGGCGATCGCCAGGCATGAGAAAATCAAGCACACCCTGGAAGGGCTTTCCGACGCCGAGGTCATGGACAAGCTTGGCCATACCGGCGTGTTCCCGGAAGGCCGGTTCTTCCCAGATACCTACCGTTTCGTGCGAGGCATGAGTGACGTCGAGCTATTGCAGCAGGCCTATATGCGGCTGGATGAAGTGCTGGCCCAGGAGTGGGCCGAACGCGCCACCGACCTGCCTTATCGTGACCCGTACCAGGCGTTGATCATGGCTTCGCTGGTGGAGAAGGAAACCGGCATCCCCCAGGAGCGCGGGCAGATTGCCGGGGTGTTCGTTCGTCGCCTGCGGCTGGGCATGATGCTGCAGACAGACCCTACTGTCATTTACGGCATGGGCGAACGCTACAACGGCAGAATCACCCGCGCCGACTTGCGTGAGCCCACGCCTTACAACACCTACACCATCGCTGGGCTGCCGCCCACGCCGATCGCCATGGTCGGGCGGGAGGCGATTCACGCGGCGCTGCATCCAGCCGATGGCACCAGCCTGTACTTCGTCGCCCGGGGTGATGGCAGCCATGTGTTCTCCGACGATCTGGACGATCATAACTCGGCAGTGCGCGAGTATCAGCTCAAGCGGCGCGCGGATTACCGGTCAAGCCCTGCTCCCCAGGCTCAGCCGGATGCCCAGGGTGTACCTGCCCAAGCATCGCCAGAGTCGGACGAGCCCTCTGCACAGGACCCGGCACCGGCCAGCGACCCCGCTCCGGCCGACGCCCCTGCAGCTGACGAACAACATTAA
- the tmk gene encoding dTMP kinase codes for MSGLFITLEGPEGAGKSTNRDYLAARLREQGLDVVLTREPGGTPLAEKVRELLLAPSDEVMAADTELLLVFAARAQHLAQVIRPALDRGAVVLCDRFTDATYAYQGGGRGLSVERIALLEQFVQGQLRPDLTLVFDLPVEVGLARAAARGRLDRFEQEGQAFFEAVRQAYLQRAQREPQRYDLLDAAQPLEAVQRAIDALLPGILERCRG; via the coding sequence GTGAGCGGCTTGTTTATTACCCTGGAAGGCCCCGAAGGCGCGGGCAAAAGTACCAACCGTGATTACCTGGCGGCACGCCTGCGAGAGCAGGGGCTGGATGTGGTGCTGACCCGCGAGCCTGGCGGTACGCCGCTGGCTGAAAAGGTGCGCGAACTGCTGTTGGCACCCAGTGATGAGGTGATGGCTGCCGATACCGAGCTGCTGTTGGTGTTCGCCGCGCGCGCCCAGCATCTGGCGCAGGTGATCCGCCCGGCGCTGGACCGCGGCGCCGTGGTGCTGTGTGATCGTTTCACCGACGCTACCTACGCCTACCAAGGCGGTGGCCGCGGCCTTTCGGTGGAGCGGATCGCCTTGCTGGAGCAGTTTGTCCAAGGCCAGTTGCGCCCCGACCTGACGCTGGTTTTCGACCTGCCGGTGGAAGTCGGGTTGGCCCGTGCCGCCGCCCGTGGGCGGCTGGATCGTTTCGAGCAGGAGGGGCAGGCCTTCTTCGAGGCCGTGCGCCAGGCTTACCTGCAGCGCGCGCAACGCGAGCCGCAGCGCTACGATCTGCTGGACGCGGCGCAGCCGCTGGAAGCCGTGCAGCGCGCCATAGACGCGCTGTTGCCGGGCATCCTGGAGCGTTGCCGTGGCTGA
- a CDS encoding DNA polymerase III subunit delta', whose protein sequence is MAEAYPWQQALWQQLAGRALHAHAYLLHGPQGIGKRALAERLMARLLCQQPQGLDACGQCKSCLLLKAGSHPDNFVLEPEEADKPIKVDQVRELVSFVVQTAQLGGRKVILIEPVEAMNVNASNALLKSLEEPSGDTVLLLVSHQPSRLLPTIKSRCQQVSCPQPSLAQSQAWLATALADSDEAERDELLTLAAGSPLMAVNLQAQGVREQRALVTDGVKKLLKQQQSPTQLAEAWSGVPLLLLFDWFFDWSHLVLRYQLTQDEEGLGLADMRKVVQYLAQKSRQAKVLEVQAWILEQRQKVLGKANLNRVLLLEALLAHWVQLPGSR, encoded by the coding sequence GTGGCTGAAGCCTACCCTTGGCAGCAGGCGCTGTGGCAGCAGTTGGCCGGGCGTGCGCTGCACGCCCACGCCTACCTGCTGCACGGGCCGCAAGGTATCGGCAAGCGCGCCTTGGCCGAGCGCCTGATGGCCCGCTTGTTGTGCCAGCAGCCACAAGGGCTCGATGCCTGTGGGCAGTGCAAGTCCTGCTTGCTGCTCAAGGCGGGCAGCCATCCAGACAACTTTGTGCTGGAGCCGGAAGAGGCTGACAAGCCGATCAAGGTCGATCAGGTGCGCGAGCTGGTGTCCTTCGTCGTGCAGACCGCGCAGCTGGGTGGGCGCAAGGTCATCCTGATCGAGCCGGTCGAGGCGATGAACGTCAATGCTTCCAACGCCCTGCTCAAAAGCCTGGAAGAGCCCTCCGGCGACACCGTGCTGCTACTGGTCAGCCACCAGCCCAGCCGCCTGTTGCCGACCATCAAGAGCCGCTGCCAGCAAGTCAGCTGCCCACAGCCGAGCCTTGCCCAGAGCCAGGCCTGGCTGGCCACCGCGCTGGCCGACAGTGACGAGGCCGAGCGTGACGAGCTGCTGACCCTCGCTGCCGGCTCGCCGTTGATGGCGGTGAACCTGCAGGCCCAAGGGGTGCGCGAGCAGCGTGCGCTGGTGACCGATGGCGTGAAAAAGCTGCTCAAGCAGCAACAATCACCCACTCAGCTGGCCGAGGCCTGGAGTGGTGTGCCCCTGCTGTTGCTGTTCGATTGGTTCTTTGACTGGTCGCACCTGGTCTTGCGTTATCAATTGACCCAGGACGAGGAGGGGCTAGGCTTGGCCGATATGCGCAAGGTTGTGCAATACCTTGCGCAGAAGAGCCGGCAGGCCAAGGTGCTCGAGGTGCAGGCGTGGATCCTCGAACAGCGCCAGAAGGTGCTGGGCAAGGCCAACCTCAACCGCGTGCTGCTGCTGGAAGCCTTGCTGGCCCACTGGGTGCAGTTGCCTGGTTCCCGCTGA